The Proteus terrae subsp. cibarius genome contains the following window.
ATCCATTTTAATGGTACGAATGACATTATTCGTAATAGCCAATATGGTGCATTAAAAGCGAAAGATGCCATTGTTGACTCATTCCAACGTAAAATAGGGCAACGTCCGGATGTCGCTAAACAATCTCCTGATATCCGTTTAACCATTCATCTTCATAAAGAAAAAGCCTCGCTATCTTTAGATTTAAGTGGTGATGGTTTACATCAGCGCGGCTACCGTGACTTAACAGGGCAAGCACCTTTAAAAGAGAATTTAGCTGCCGCAATTATTATGCGTTCAGGCTGGAAACTGGACACACCACTGATCGATCCAATGTGTGGCTCCGGCACATTATTAATTGAAGCCGCAATGATGGCGACTGATTGTGCTCCAGCATTAAATCGTGTGCATTGGGGATTCCGTCATTGGTTGGGTCATGATGAAGCGTTATGGAAAGAAGTGACCCATGAAGCTTTTGCCCGTTTCCGTGAAGGTAAAAAGAATACCACAGCGCGTTTCTATGGTTTTGATGTTGATAAGCGCGTATTGGATATGGCAAGAGCCAACGCACGCAGAGCCGATGTTGCCGAACTGATCACATTTGCTCACGGTGATGCAGCTAAACTGACAAACCCTGTTTCAGCAGAAATCAAAGGGACAATTATCAGTAACCCACCTTATGGTGAGCGCTTAGAAAGTGAACCAGCATTAATTGCATTACATAGCCAATTAGGAAGAGCAGTAAAAGCACACTTCCCAGGTTGGAGATTGTCACTATTTAGTGCATCACCAGAGTTGCTAAGCTGCATTCAATTACGTGCTGAACGAGAGTTCAAAGCAAAAAATGGTCCTCTTGATTGTGTACAAAAGAACTATTTACTTTCTGATACACCATCAACGATTAACACTGGACTTGCGGAAGATTTTGCAAACCGTTTACGTAAAAACGAGAAAAAATTCGCGAAATGGGCAAAACAACAGCAAATTGAATGTTATCGTTTATACGATGCTGATTTGCCTGAATATAATGTTGCTGTGGATCGCTATGGAGATAAAGTAGTTATCCAAGAGTATGCGCCACCTAAAACAGTTAATGAACACAAAGCTCGTCAGCGTTTATTCGATGTAATTAGCGCAACAATGGAAGCACTGGCATTACGTTCTGATCAACTGATTTTAAAAACCCGTCAACGTCAAAAAGGCAAACAGCAGTATGAAAAAATGGCCGAAAAGGGGGATTTCTTCTTAGTTGACGAATTTGGTGCAAAATTCTGGGTGAACTTAACAGATTATCTTGATACAGGGTTGTTCTTAGATCACCGTATTGCACGAAAAATGCTAGGTGAAATGAGCAATGGAAAAGATTTCTTAAACCTCTTTGCTTATACCGGTACTGCATCTGTACACGCTGGGATTGGTGGTGCAAAAAGTACGACGACAGTTGATATGTCACGTACCTACCTTGAATGGGCTGAGAAAAACTTCCAAGCAAATGGCTTATCTGGTAGACAACATCGTTTAATGCAGGCTGATTGTTTACAATGGTTAATGCAAAGCAATGAACAATTTGATGTGATCTTTATTGATCCGCCTACATTTTCTAACTCAAAGCGTATGGAAAATACCTTTGATGTTCAACGTGATCATATTGAATTGATGAAACATCTAAAACGTTTGTTGAGAAAAGGCGGAACAATTATGTTCTCAAATAACAAACGTGGATTCAAAATGGAACATGACGAGTTAGCAAAAATTGGGTTATGTGCAAAAGAGATAACACAGAAAACATTATCACAAGATTTTGCGCGTAACCGCCAAATTCACAATTGCTGGCTGTTAACTCATGCTGGTGAGGAATAATTTACAATGCCGTTAATTAGTTTGACTGGGGCGTATTTATCTTTCAGTGATGCCCCTCTATTAGATAACACTGATTTATTTATTGAAGAAAATGAGCGCGTTTGTTTAGTTGGGCGTAATGGTGCAGGTAAATCAACGTTATTAAGGGTGTTATCTAAAGAGCAACCTTTAGATGATGGTCAAGTTGTTTACGAGCAAGATCTTGTGACCGCTCGCTTACAGCAAGATCCCCCAAGAGATATTGAAGGTACAATCTTTGATTTTGTTGCAGAAGGTGTTGAAGAAGATGCTAAATATCTAACGGCTTATCACCATATTTCTAAGCTGATTGAGACAGATCCTTCTGATAAAAACCTCAATAAAATGGCGGAGCTACAAGAAGTACTTGATAGCCGTAATTTGTGGTTGCTTGATAGCCGAATTGCAGAAGTGCTAGAAAAACTTGGTTTAGATGGTGAAGCTGAGCTTTCTTCTTTATCAGGTGGTTGGCTAAGAAAAGCAGC
Protein-coding sequences here:
- the rlmKL gene encoding bifunctional 23S rRNA (guanine(2069)-N(7))-methyltransferase RlmK/23S rRNA (guanine(2445)-N(2))-methyltransferase RlmL, with the translated sequence MRSLFASTGRGLEELLKSELEHLGAQACQITQGGVYFRADDKTMYQSLLWSRLASRIMLPLNEFNVYSDLDLYLGVQAIDWSEIFTVDQTFAIHFNGTNDIIRNSQYGALKAKDAIVDSFQRKIGQRPDVAKQSPDIRLTIHLHKEKASLSLDLSGDGLHQRGYRDLTGQAPLKENLAAAIIMRSGWKLDTPLIDPMCGSGTLLIEAAMMATDCAPALNRVHWGFRHWLGHDEALWKEVTHEAFARFREGKKNTTARFYGFDVDKRVLDMARANARRADVAELITFAHGDAAKLTNPVSAEIKGTIISNPPYGERLESEPALIALHSQLGRAVKAHFPGWRLSLFSASPELLSCIQLRAEREFKAKNGPLDCVQKNYLLSDTPSTINTGLAEDFANRLRKNEKKFAKWAKQQQIECYRLYDADLPEYNVAVDRYGDKVVIQEYAPPKTVNEHKARQRLFDVISATMEALALRSDQLILKTRQRQKGKQQYEKMAEKGDFFLVDEFGAKFWVNLTDYLDTGLFLDHRIARKMLGEMSNGKDFLNLFAYTGTASVHAGIGGAKSTTTVDMSRTYLEWAEKNFQANGLSGRQHRLMQADCLQWLMQSNEQFDVIFIDPPTFSNSKRMENTFDVQRDHIELMKHLKRLLRKGGTIMFSNNKRGFKMEHDELAKIGLCAKEITQKTLSQDFARNRQIHNCWLLTHAGEE